Within the Clostridium scatologenes genome, the region CCACCTGCACCACAAACTTGACATTCAACTGGGAAATATAATCCATCCCATTGTGGTTCCCCTAAAATTAGTGCATTTGAATGACAATTTGGACACCATCCCATACCTTCATCACCAAGCCAGCCTCTTTCTGATACTTTTGTGTTTAATGATTTCATGATATTTTCACCCATCTTATGAGCACGTTCAATCATATCATCATGTAATAAACATTGTTTTGGTGCTGGTACTCTTGTTGCTAAATACATATCCACTACTTTAAAGTCATTGGTAAAACATGTAGCTTGCATACCTTCTAAGGCCATTGATTGCCATGAACGAGTAGATCCTCCAACTGCAATTAACCCTGCAACTCTATCTCTATGTTCAATTGCTCCAATTGATTCTAAAAATGCTGATTCATATGCAAGATTTCTATGCATAAATTTTGAAAATGTTGCTGTTGGCATTAAATCATAGGTTGGTGCTGATGCAATTATAGCATCTACATTTAACATAACATCCATAATTGCCTGTTTATCATCTTTTTTACTTAATGTACAACCAACATTTTTTCCACTACTCATACCATGTGTACAAGCTGTACATCCTGAACATTCCATAATATTGTAATCTCTTAAATTGATCATTTTAACTTCTGCACCTTGTTCTTGACAAGCTAATAATGCTTCCTTTAATAAAATTTCAGAATTTGAATCCTTTCTTCCTGCAGTGATACCTAATACTGTAAAAGCCATAATATAATCTCCTTTTAATAAACTTAATATTTTTCTTAAAGCGTTTTTTAATTTTATGTTTTATTTTTTTAAAGATATAAATTTCCGCTTACAAAATCAAATCATTTGTTATAATGTTAACATGTGAAGACGTTGAATTCATCCAAAATAAGTCTTAAAATAATTTCTAAAATTGCTTACTAATTAGACATTTTTCTAATTCACATAAAATAAGGAGAAACTTATGCAGAAAAAAAATGATTTATATAAAAAGAAATACGAAATTTATAATAGTTTATTTACTGAAAATAGTATAGATGGAATTCTTAACATAGGTGAAAATTTTTTAGGTAATCCTATTTTTATTTTAGATACAAGTTATCGCATTATCACTCGCTCAAACCTAGCTAAACTTGACAACTCAAGTTTAGAAACTTATAACGGAGAAAGTTATCTTTTGCTAGATATTATTCAATTAATGAAAAAAAATAAATGTATTGATAAAATCTATAATTCAGATAACGCCTTTTTTTATAACTCAGACGAGATTTTAATTTTTTGTTCTATTAGAATTAGTAATATTACTGTTGGATATATATCTGTTTTACAAAGTAAAAGAGGATTCAATGACGAAGATTTAGAATTGACAAATGTGCTATCTAAGGTATTTTCCATTCAATTTCAGAAAGAAAACTTATTTATTAGTAATTCTGGATTGGATGAAGAATATTATTTAACAGATTTATTAATGAATAGAATAGATAATATTGAATACATAACCAAACGATTAGAATATATAAATTTTAATTTATATGAAAACTTCATCATACTTTCAATACCATTTAAACAAAAATATAATGATTATAGAGATAATTTCGGATTAAAAGAATTAATAAAGAACTTTAAACATATACTAAGGAATTGTATTTCAACATATTATAGGGATAAGATTATTTTTCTTATAAGTAATGAACATAAAAAGGTTATTGATGATTCTCTTAAACAAACCCT harbors:
- a CDS encoding PucR family transcriptional regulator; translated protein: MQKKNDLYKKKYEIYNSLFTENSIDGILNIGENFLGNPIFILDTSYRIITRSNLAKLDNSSLETYNGESYLLLDIIQLMKKNKCIDKIYNSDNAFFYNSDEILIFCSIRISNITVGYISVLQSKRGFNDEDLELTNVLSKVFSIQFQKENLFISNSGLDEEYYLTDLLMNRIDNIEYITKRLEYINFNLYENFIILSIPFKQKYNDYRDNFGLKELIKNFKHILRNCISTYYRDKIIFLISNEHKKVIDDSLKQTLLEFLKLNNLRCGISMVFENLLDIQDFFYQSIYALELSSCMKIDSTINYFEDYIEYYLFNMSMDTNNDSYKINLLTLVHPWIKKLIKFDDQNKTDLLKTLKTYIENNRNAHATSIQLNIHRSTFFYRFNKIQNILDTSLGNNYDIFKLELSFKILNYNALTRKHSSL
- a CDS encoding flavodoxin family protein; translated protein: MAFTVLGITAGRKDSNSEILLKEALLACQEQGAEVKMINLRDYNIMECSGCTACTHGMSSGKNVGCTLSKKDDKQAIMDVMLNVDAIIASAPTYDLMPTATFSKFMHRNLAYESAFLESIGAIEHRDRVAGLIAVGGSTRSWQSMALEGMQATCFTNDFKVVDMYLATRVPAPKQCLLHDDMIERAHKMGENIMKSLNTKVSERGWLGDEGMGWCPNCHSNALILGEPQWDGLYFPVECQVCGAGGNLEKTEEGKWKFVIQEDGLSRDRTNTEGRKEHVKEIIHTQGGFYTEENLTKVKKKFAKYKDLKFPTIEIN